The following are encoded in a window of Manihot esculenta cultivar AM560-2 chromosome 8, M.esculenta_v8, whole genome shotgun sequence genomic DNA:
- the LOC122724339 gene encoding uncharacterized protein LOC122724339: MNANRQWMYNRLKDGLLNTEFLNGLEEFIQFASTHPECMDGMNIRCPCSMKRCSNRRFLCVDDVRYHLMKNGFVPNYYRWTAHGECWDDQGTSSVLLSETIMENDFQTGTSGRYHEMIFMENDFQTWNMIFMADTMKIMENDFQTAAELFLHTHTKKSDRNKFVDKRAELVYENYLKLKEQHSSQNVGSDHVEGDGGTINEDQLFITAAGGWQGSRVYGLGSAASSAFSQTGTVEKTTNVPSSQSPEWKKEIEAKFEEKYNSLQKLVEDQNQIIARMRDELQATRMGQQSSSLMPSTSDMPPAQRSPGDSHID; the protein is encoded by the exons ATGAATGCCAATCGACAGTGGATGTATAATAGGCTCAAGGACGGGTTGTTGaatactgaatttttaaatggtTTAGAGGAGTTCATACAATTTGCTTCAACCCATCCTGAATGTATGGATGGTATGAATATAAGATGTCCTTGTAGTATGAAAAGGTGTTCGAATCGGAGGTTCCTCTGTGTGGACGATGTACGATATCATCTGATGAAAAATGGTTTCGTCCCTAATTACTACAGGTGGACAGCACATGGTGAATGTTGGGATGATCAAGGTACCTCTAGTGTGCTATTGTCTGAAACTATCATGGAAAATGATTTTCAAACTGGGACTAGTGGCCGATACCATGAAATGATTTTCATGGAAAATGATTTTCAAACATGGAATATGATTTTCATGGCCGATaccatgaaaatcatggaaaatgaTTTTCAAACAGCAGCTGAGTTGTTTCTCCACACCCATACAAAGAAGAGTGATCGCAACAAATTTGTTGATAAACGAGCTGAACTTGTTTAT GAAAATTATTTGAAGTTAAAAGAACAACATTCAAGCCAGAATGTGGGATCAGATCATGTGGAAGGAGATGGAGGAACTATTAATGAGGATCAGTTGTTCATTACTGCAGCAGGAGGATGGCAAGGAAGTCGAGTTTATGGTTTAGGTAGTGCTGCATCTTCTGCCTTCTCTCAAACAGGAACTGTGGAGAAAACAACAAATGTTCCATCATCACAATCACCAGAATGGAAGAAGGAAATTGAAGCAAAGTTTGAAGAGAAGTATAATAGTTTGCAGAAACTTGTAGAAGATCAAAATCAGATAATAGCTCGAATGCGTGATGAACTACAGGCAACGAGGATGGGACAGCAGTCTTCCTCATTGATGCCATCAACATCTGATATGCCTCCAGCTCAAAGATCCCCTGGTGATTCACATATAGATTAG